GAGGGCATCAGCGGCACGATCGAGGGGTAGTCGCCGCCGTATTCCTCGGTGCCCCTGACGAGTTGCTCGTAGATCGCGGCCGCCGCCTCGTACTCCGGTACCCCCGCCTCGATCGCGTCGAGGCCCGCCTGCATGGCGTTCTCCGAGATGCGTGCGGCTTCCTGCATGTACTCGAGTTCCTGTTCGGACTTCTTGATCCGCACCCAGCCGACCAGCAGCGTCGCGTCCTCGAACGCCGCCTCGGGGAGGTTCTCCTGTAGCCGCGTGTAGGACTTGGCAGTGAAGTACGACGCGTCCATCTCGAGGCCGATCCGGCCGTCCGCGACCTCGAGTTCCTCTAGGACTCCCGCGACGTAATCCATCGGATGGAGGTCGTACGGGGAGTGGACGTGATCGTCGCTGTAGGATCGAATGCTATTCTCACCGAGGGCGGTCGTCGCTCGCGCCCCGTTCGCGTCCATCTCGCGGCCGACCCAGACGGGTTCGTCGCGGTCGGCGGTGACGATCACCGCCTGATGAACGTAGAACGACCAGCCGTCGTAGCCCGTGAGATAGTTCATGTTGGCCGGATCGGCGACGACGATCGCGTCGAGGTTCTCCTCGCGCAACCGGTCTTTCGTCCGATCGACCCGGCGTTCGTATTCGGTCTCGTCGAAAACGTTGCGGGACATGGTAGCAGACCGTGTGGAGAACGTCACCTACAATCATTAAAAGTATTTCGTTTACTACGAGTACAGATATCGTTTACCCATCCCGTAGTGAGGATGCAGGGTTCCGCAGGGCTCTCGAGAATTACAACGCCGTTTCGAGCCGCCTCTGCTTGCGGCTATGCACGCGGTTCTCCGCGGATTCGACGTACAGCTCGGATACAAATCGATCACCGTCGACGCGTCGGACTCGAGAGCAGCACCGACATCGACATTCCGACGGCGGCTGTCGTCCGATTGCCGTCGGATCACCGACACCGATCGTCACGTTCGTCGGCGGTCTCGCTATCAGCGGCGGCGCTCGGTCGCGATCTCGGCGCCTTCGACGAGCGCCTCGAGTTTGGCCCACGCGATCTCGGGGTCGACCATGCCGAGGCCGGCCTGCGTGCCGAAACCGCAGTCGGGCGCGGCGACGATCGGCGTCGACTCGTCGACCGCGTCCACGACGCGCTCGAGTCGGTCCGCGATCGTCTCGGGGTGGTCGATAACGTTCGTCTTCACGTCGACGACGCCCGGCATGAGCGTCCAGTCGTCCGGAAGCGGCTGCTCGGCGAACGCGCGGTACTCGTGCTGGTGGCGAGGGTTGGCCTGTTCGACGCTCAGCCCCGTGATGTCGGCCTCGTAGATCTCCGGCAGCATCTCGACTAAGTCCGCATCGAGATGGTGGGGCCCCTCGTAGCTCCCCCAGCAGGTGTGGAGTCGGACCTGTTCGGCAGGGACGTTCTCGAGGGCCTCGTTGAGCGCCTCGACGTGGAGACGCGTGGCTGCTCTGATCTCCTCGAGCGGTTCGCCCGCGTAGGCCGCCGTCTGTCCGATGGTGAGCAGTTCGGGTGCGTCGATCTGGAGGTCCATCCCGGTCTCTGCGACGAGCTCGTACTCCGCTTGCATCGCCTCGGCGACGGCGAAGAGGAACTCCTCGTAGGTGTCGTAGTACTCGTTGACGTGCGTGGTCGCGACGATGCTCGGCGACGCCGAGGTCACG
The sequence above is drawn from the Halostagnicola kamekurae genome and encodes:
- a CDS encoding cobalamin-independent methionine synthase II family protein, which produces MTTTNDRIRTTHIGSLPRPPALLELLEARQNDEPVDEDEWTETVAEATRAVVERQAEAGLDIVNNGEQSRVSFNWYVADRLSGIDGKREQELWADLQEFPAYAEETFETDVIDLSMQPVVDGPIEYTGHAEAEDELEEFRDTLETVDADFEGTFVTSASPSIVATTHVNEYYDTYEEFLFAVAEAMQAEYELVAETGMDLQIDAPELLTIGQTAAYAGEPLEEIRAATRLHVEALNEALENVPAEQVRLHTCWGSYEGPHHLDADLVEMLPEIYEADITGLSVEQANPRHQHEYRAFAEQPLPDDWTLMPGVVDVKTNVIDHPETIADRLERVVDAVDESTPIVAAPDCGFGTQAGLGMVDPEIAWAKLEALVEGAEIATERRR
- a CDS encoding M24 family metallopeptidase, translated to MSRNVFDETEYERRVDRTKDRLREENLDAIVVADPANMNYLTGYDGWSFYVHQAVIVTADRDEPVWVGREMDANGARATTALGENSIRSYSDDHVHSPYDLHPMDYVAGVLEELEVADGRIGLEMDASYFTAKSYTRLQENLPEAAFEDATLLVGWVRIKKSEQELEYMQEAARISENAMQAGLDAIEAGVPEYEAAAAIYEQLVRGTEEYGGDYPSIVPLMPSGDHTGTPHLTWTDREFEKGDPVIIELSGCRHRYHSPLARTTFVGDPPDELERTADIVVEGIEAALDAVEPGVTCERVEEAWRETIAQYGLEKEDRIGYSMGLGYPPDWGEHTASIRPGDETVLEEDMTFHMIPGIWTDEIGMEISETFRVTGSGAETLADFPRRLFTT